Proteins encoded by one window of Fibrobacter sp. UWT2:
- a CDS encoding peptidylprolyl isomerase encodes MLTWINEKAKWIIVIFAAGIVVGLLAMDRVPNQGHSYPVGIVNDKKITYAEFDSRIKNIVQNQYQGQHLEDEQYNQLRTEVFRSFVRQILLNEQFENAELSASVAELESEFVRNPDAVRARLYQEAQMRIRMIQQQSASQEDFMQRYQAYVSTLPKFMTDSTFDKAEYEAWLKTPEAFRWGVMLQLEEDLKVNTIPMRQLQALVGASVHATSLEAGWAVNRRLTDYELQVAVASNNDFKVDENSVDSVMVAGYFNAHRDSFYVQKDMAQFEFAYLPVEATAGDDARIREYAMTLYYQLTDSSSTTTFEDMARISSEDAGTAEKGGVLSDDYVGRGVYVKEFEDVAFGLDSGAVSEPVRTRFGYHIIKSLGKSKDSTGADLVKVAHILLVVNASSETIDSLEGILTKIKASVDAGKTFAEAAKEQNIDTHTSNWISRGESIEGVGYLKGLTSYAWPNENLPEESSKVSPIMKNNKWVVVALKSKELKAGERSLDLYFNNIKSTLLRNKSAAAAESYLNSVADKIKAWAPADSAADSATVAANKIEKVEIEKVTASVDGFVPGFGYGNTHLAKVLEGAKVGEWSSAIATDNGAVMVKVLSKKAPEEEAVNNAVKSDVANASSYVAMSLFNEYVSNLENSTAVESNLDLFYRD; translated from the coding sequence ATGTTAACGTGGATTAATGAAAAAGCCAAGTGGATTATCGTTATCTTTGCCGCGGGTATCGTGGTAGGCCTTTTGGCCATGGACCGTGTGCCCAATCAGGGACATAGCTATCCGGTCGGCATCGTCAACGACAAGAAGATCACTTATGCCGAATTCGACTCCCGCATCAAGAATATCGTGCAGAACCAGTACCAGGGCCAGCACCTCGAAGACGAACAGTACAACCAGTTGCGCACCGAAGTGTTCCGCAGCTTTGTTCGCCAGATTCTCTTGAACGAACAGTTCGAAAATGCCGAACTGAGCGCCTCGGTTGCCGAACTTGAATCTGAATTCGTCCGCAACCCCGATGCCGTTCGCGCCCGCCTTTACCAGGAAGCCCAGATGCGCATCCGCATGATCCAGCAGCAGTCTGCAAGCCAAGAAGACTTTATGCAGCGCTACCAGGCTTATGTGTCTACGCTCCCGAAGTTCATGACCGATTCTACCTTCGACAAGGCTGAATACGAAGCATGGCTCAAGACTCCCGAAGCCTTCCGCTGGGGCGTGATGCTGCAGCTCGAAGAAGACCTCAAGGTCAACACCATTCCGATGCGTCAACTGCAGGCGCTGGTCGGCGCTTCTGTGCATGCCACTTCCTTGGAAGCTGGCTGGGCTGTTAACCGCCGCTTGACCGACTACGAACTGCAGGTGGCAGTTGCTTCTAACAACGACTTCAAGGTCGACGAAAATTCTGTGGACAGCGTGATGGTGGCAGGCTACTTCAACGCCCACCGCGACAGCTTCTACGTGCAGAAGGACATGGCTCAGTTTGAATTCGCCTACCTCCCGGTCGAAGCTACCGCTGGTGACGATGCCCGTATTCGCGAATACGCTATGACGCTTTACTACCAGCTGACCGATTCCTCTTCGACCACCACGTTCGAAGACATGGCCCGCATTTCTTCTGAAGATGCCGGCACCGCCGAAAAGGGTGGCGTCTTGAGCGACGACTACGTGGGTCGCGGCGTGTACGTGAAAGAATTCGAAGATGTTGCCTTCGGTCTCGACTCCGGCGCAGTCTCTGAACCGGTTCGCACTCGCTTTGGCTACCACATCATCAAGAGCCTCGGCAAGTCTAAGGATTCTACCGGTGCTGACCTCGTGAAGGTGGCTCACATCCTCCTCGTCGTGAACGCTTCTTCTGAAACCATCGACAGCCTCGAAGGTATCCTCACCAAGATCAAGGCTTCTGTGGATGCCGGCAAGACCTTCGCCGAAGCAGCCAAGGAACAGAACATCGACACTCATACTTCTAACTGGATTTCTCGCGGCGAATCGATCGAAGGCGTCGGTTACCTCAAGGGCCTGACCTCTTATGCTTGGCCGAATGAAAATCTTCCGGAAGAATCCAGCAAGGTTTCTCCGATCATGAAGAACAACAAGTGGGTTGTCGTCGCCCTCAAGTCCAAGGAACTCAAGGCTGGCGAACGTAGCCTCGACCTGTACTTCAACAACATCAAGAGCACCCTGCTCCGCAACAAGTCCGCTGCCGCTGCCGAAAGCTACCTGAACTCCGTTGCCGACAAGATTAAGGCTTGGGCTCCGGCTGACAGCGCCGCCGACTCTGCCACTGTTGCCGCCAACAAGATCGAAAAGGTCGAAATCGAAAAGGTTACCGCCTCTGTGGATGGCTTTGTTCCGGGCTTCGGCTACGGCAACACCCACCTCGCCAAGGTGCTCGAAGGCGCTAAGGTTGGCGAATGGTCCTCTGCTATCGCTACCGACAACGGTGCCGTGATGGTGAAGGTGCTCTCCAAGAAGGCTCCTGAAGAAGAAGCCGTGAACAACGCCGTCAAGAGTGACGTGGCAAACGCCTCTAGCTATGTGGCTATGAGCTTGTTCAACGAATACGTGAGCAATCTCGAAAACTCCACGGCTGTCGAAAGCAACCTCGACCTCTTCTACAGAGACTAG